One stretch of Haladaptatus sp. R4 DNA includes these proteins:
- a CDS encoding radical SAM protein gives MTDPATLDVTLVDGYVDEPAHFGVPPYISTYPRYTAGALVDAGVPEEQITYHTIDELREDNSKWADVADADLFVYIGGMTVPGKYVGGTPAEPDEVRKMAWTADGTSLMGGPVKFGVGDENAGGTQTERDDLDFDFVAKGDVEAAAADLVESGLEGFNNRMRDNEEIDRWAEAGAFVVEQHPNHPDYLICEMETSRGCPYRCSFCTEPLYGNPAFREPESVIAEVDGLSNRGVRHFRLGRQADILAYGGNGEKPNPDALRELYGGIRAVAPDLGTLHLDNMNPITIVEWPELSREGIRVIAEHNTPGDTAAFGLESADPVVQEQNNLNVSAEECFRAVKIVNEEAGWRPGESSEAAPTHGPDAANRLPKLLPGINLLHGLKGERKETFDHNREFLGRVYDEGLMLRRVNIRQVMAFSGTEMNSVGTQIADDHKRLFKQYKSEVREEIDNPMLQRVTPPGTVLPNVHLEYHQDGRTFGRQLGTYPLLVGIPGERELGRTMDVAVVDHGYRSVTGVPYPLDVNSASMDELTAIPGLGKQRAGNVIVNRPYETPDDLAETVDVDLSKFAGRPVSRNAD, from the coding sequence ATGACTGACCCCGCGACTCTCGACGTGACGCTCGTGGACGGCTACGTCGACGAACCGGCTCACTTCGGCGTGCCGCCGTACATCTCGACGTACCCGCGCTACACCGCCGGGGCGCTGGTGGACGCGGGAGTGCCGGAAGAGCAGATTACGTACCACACCATCGACGAACTCCGAGAGGACAACTCGAAGTGGGCCGACGTGGCCGACGCCGACCTGTTCGTCTACATCGGCGGGATGACGGTGCCCGGCAAGTACGTCGGCGGGACGCCCGCCGAACCGGACGAGGTGCGGAAGATGGCGTGGACCGCCGACGGCACGAGTCTGATGGGCGGCCCCGTCAAGTTCGGCGTCGGCGACGAGAACGCGGGCGGAACCCAGACCGAGCGCGACGACCTCGACTTCGACTTCGTGGCGAAGGGCGACGTGGAAGCCGCCGCCGCGGACCTCGTGGAGAGCGGTCTGGAGGGTTTCAACAACCGGATGCGCGACAACGAGGAAATCGACCGCTGGGCGGAAGCGGGCGCGTTCGTCGTCGAACAGCACCCGAACCATCCGGACTACCTCATCTGCGAGATGGAGACCTCGCGGGGGTGTCCCTACAGATGCTCGTTCTGCACGGAACCGCTGTACGGCAACCCGGCGTTCCGCGAACCCGAGTCCGTGATCGCGGAGGTTGACGGCCTCTCGAACCGCGGCGTCCGGCACTTCCGACTGGGCCGACAGGCCGACATCCTCGCCTACGGCGGAAACGGCGAGAAGCCCAACCCGGACGCGCTTCGGGAGTTGTACGGCGGGATTCGGGCGGTCGCGCCGGACCTCGGCACGCTCCACCTCGACAACATGAATCCCATCACCATCGTGGAGTGGCCCGAACTGTCCCGCGAGGGCATTCGGGTCATCGCCGAGCACAACACGCCGGGCGACACCGCCGCGTTCGGACTGGAATCGGCCGACCCCGTGGTGCAGGAGCAGAACAACCTGAACGTCTCCGCCGAGGAGTGTTTCCGAGCGGTGAAAATCGTCAACGAGGAGGCGGGATGGCGGCCAGGCGAGAGTTCGGAAGCGGCCCCGACGCACGGCCCCGACGCGGCGAACCGCCTTCCGAAGCTCCTGCCGGGAATCAACCTGCTCCACGGGTTGAAAGGCGAGCGGAAGGAGACGTTCGACCACAACCGCGAGTTCCTCGGGCGGGTGTACGACGAGGGGCTGATGCTCCGCCGGGTGAACATCCGGCAGGTGATGGCGTTCTCGGGGACCGAGATGAACTCCGTGGGGACCCAAATCGCGGACGACCACAAGCGACTGTTCAAGCAGTACAAGAGCGAGGTCAGGGAGGAAATCGACAATCCGATGCTCCAGCGAGTCACCCCGCCGGGAACAGTCCTGCCCAACGTCCACCTCGAATACCATCAGGACGGTCGGACCTTCGGGCGACAACTCGGCACCTACCCGCTCCTCGTCGGGATTCCGGGGGAACGCGAACTCGGACGAACGATGGACGTCGCCGTCGTGGACCACGGCTATCGCTCCGTCACGGGCGTTCCGTATCCGCTCGACGTGAACAGCGCGTCGATGGACGAACTCACCGCGATTCCCGGCCTCGGCAAACAGCGCGCCGGAAACGTCATCGTCAACCGGCCGTACGAGACGCCGGACGACCTCGCCGAGACGGTGGACGTGGATTTGAGCAAGTTCGCCGGGAGACCGGTGTCCAGAAACGCGGACTGA
- a CDS encoding TRAM domain-containing protein, with the protein MEISDKLLCLFSGDVTLNGDEYVVSIPRREIDTGSVEPGETYRVALISRETEEESDEEQETTATSTQPSTGSSVSSEPQPPVEAGEIRYVEVEDIGKQGDGIARVERGYVIIVPGAEIGERVKVEITEVKSNFAVGEIIEEEF; encoded by the coding sequence TTGGAAATCTCTGATAAACTCCTGTGTCTGTTCAGCGGTGATGTTACTCTCAACGGCGACGAATACGTTGTCTCGATACCACGTCGCGAAATCGATACGGGTTCGGTCGAACCGGGAGAAACCTACCGTGTCGCGCTAATCTCGCGAGAAACGGAAGAGGAATCGGACGAAGAACAAGAAACGACCGCGACTTCGACGCAACCGAGTACGGGCAGTTCCGTCTCGTCGGAACCACAGCCACCCGTCGAAGCCGGTGAAATCCGCTACGTCGAAGTCGAAGACATCGGCAAACAGGGAGATGGCATCGCCCGCGTCGAACGCGGGTACGTCATCATCGTTCCCGGCGCGGAGATCGGCGAACGCGTGAAGGTCGAAATCACGGAAGTGAAATCGAACTTCGCCGTCGGCGAAATCATCGAGGAAGAGTTCTAA
- a CDS encoding FAD-binding oxidoreductase codes for MKVGIVGGGAVGLTAAHDLAVRGTDVTLFEAGEIPNEGESTSRAAGVLYDAFAAPEDARIGSRAIERFREFSGTGGFEFVETPYVWFARTGDEKRAAAIREQVPRMREQGRDVAFIHASELKERFPAVNVEDVGIAAIARNTGCTDPGSYARMMAAEAETEGAEIRTETPIRIRLGDEGADDPRIVPLADGDASGESFDAIVVAAGSHTKRVFAEAGIPVALKPYRVQALTCEFDADTPMLYDATEGYYLRPHPEGLLAGDGTEEVESDPTDWKHESDDAFVAAMEERLSHRLDFESDTESEPKTEFEPASEPTVERAWAGLCTATPDYDPLLGELRPNCYVAAGWQGHGFMRSPALGEAIAKDVLGEGGVPEFDPTRFAGDEEFEIVEGMAVE; via the coding sequence ATGAAGGTCGGCATCGTCGGCGGCGGTGCGGTCGGCCTGACGGCGGCCCACGACCTCGCTGTGCGCGGTACCGACGTGACGCTGTTCGAGGCGGGCGAAATTCCGAACGAAGGGGAGAGCACCTCGCGGGCGGCGGGCGTGCTCTACGACGCCTTCGCCGCCCCGGAGGACGCCCGTATCGGAAGCCGCGCGATAGAGCGCTTCCGCGAGTTTTCCGGAACAGGGGGATTCGAGTTCGTGGAGACGCCGTACGTCTGGTTCGCCCGCACCGGCGACGAGAAGCGCGCCGCTGCGATCCGCGAGCAGGTGCCTCGAATGCGCGAACAGGGACGCGACGTCGCGTTCATCCACGCCTCGGAACTGAAAGAACGGTTTCCGGCGGTGAACGTCGAGGACGTCGGCATCGCCGCAATCGCCCGCAACACCGGATGCACCGACCCCGGAAGCTACGCCAGGATGATGGCGGCGGAAGCGGAGACGGAGGGCGCGGAGATTCGAACCGAGACGCCGATTCGGATTCGACTTGGGGACGAGGGGGCGGACGACCCTCGAATCGTTCCGCTGGCCGACGGCGACGCTTCCGGCGAATCGTTCGACGCCATCGTCGTCGCGGCCGGATCGCACACGAAACGCGTGTTCGCGGAGGCGGGAATCCCCGTCGCGCTCAAACCGTACCGCGTGCAGGCGCTCACCTGCGAGTTCGACGCCGACACGCCGATGCTGTACGACGCCACCGAGGGCTACTACCTACGGCCACACCCCGAGGGGCTTCTGGCCGGGGACGGGACGGAAGAGGTCGAGAGCGACCCCACCGATTGGAAACACGAAAGCGACGACGCGTTCGTCGCCGCGATGGAGGAACGGCTCTCCCATCGGCTCGATTTCGAATCGGACACGGAATCCGAACCGAAGACGGAATTCGAACCGGCGTCGGAACCGACCGTCGAACGCGCGTGGGCGGGGCTCTGCACCGCGACGCCAGACTACGACCCGTTGCTCGGCGAACTCCGACCGAACTGCTACGTCGCCGCTGGCTGGCAGGGCCACGGGTTCATGCGCTCCCCGGCGCTCGGTGAAGCCATCGCGAAGGACGTGCTCGGCGAGGGCGGCGTCCCGGAGTTCGACCCGACACGCTTCGCTGGCGACGAGGAGTTCGAAATCGTGGAAGGAATGGCCGTCGAGTAG
- a CDS encoding creatininase family protein, whose translation MSRLAEHTTTTAGDALADVDVALLPTGSVEQHGPALPLGTDFMAAQAVAGELADRDDVAVLPTIPVGVSEHHRQFDGTLWTDPTTFENYVSDIVSSIASHGVRKVVIVNGHGGNDGALRRVARRVRRAEVAYAVPWNWWSGIDDVLEDEFGMGITHADEIETSMLLEVAEELVREAALEAAEAGANDVWGEDVHGANIGFDTADFSESGVVGHPTRGSREAGERLLTSSSDELAALVQWLAERDIADLWPQEHR comes from the coding sequence ATGAGCCGACTTGCAGAACACACGACGACCACCGCGGGCGACGCGCTCGCCGACGTGGACGTCGCATTACTCCCGACGGGAAGCGTCGAACAACACGGGCCAGCCCTCCCATTAGGAACCGATTTCATGGCGGCACAGGCGGTCGCGGGGGAACTCGCCGACCGCGACGACGTCGCCGTCCTCCCGACGATTCCGGTCGGGGTCAGCGAACACCACCGCCAGTTCGACGGGACCCTGTGGACCGACCCGACGACGTTCGAGAACTACGTCTCGGACATCGTCTCCAGCATCGCCAGCCACGGCGTGCGGAAGGTCGTCATCGTGAACGGGCACGGGGGCAACGACGGCGCGCTCCGCCGGGTCGCGCGCCGCGTCCGACGCGCGGAAGTCGCCTACGCCGTCCCGTGGAACTGGTGGAGCGGTATCGACGACGTGCTCGAAGACGAGTTCGGGATGGGAATCACGCACGCCGACGAAATCGAGACGAGCATGCTCCTCGAAGTCGCCGAGGAACTCGTCCGCGAGGCCGCGCTCGAAGCGGCCGAGGCGGGCGCGAACGACGTGTGGGGCGAGGACGTTCACGGAGCCAACATCGGGTTCGATACGGCCGACTTCTCCGAAAGCGGCGTCGTCGGGCACCCGACGCGCGGATCGCGCGAGGCGGGCGAACGATTGCTCACGAGTTCGAGCGACGAACTCGCCGCGTTGGTCCAATGGCTCGCCGAACGGGATATCGCGGATCTGTGGCCACAGGAGCACCGATGA
- a CDS encoding YkgJ family cysteine cluster protein, with protein sequence METLEAELERANSLDTADLADAIEDIGFECTRCGACCTSEADDPHTATVFPDEVRELQAATEYDFRDVARPMPFGLTADGDGETFEWALQTDDCGDCRFYEDGIGACSVHPDRPLICQTYPFSVALGGTSQPMGDPVDESGMVRAHECEGLGRDIDREHAEELAETLKKRAVRELEEAIGVRDNYEPADPAPGETVVYDSEGAKNPDGTTYGK encoded by the coding sequence GTGGAAACTCTCGAAGCCGAATTGGAACGAGCGAACTCGCTCGACACGGCCGACCTCGCCGATGCAATCGAGGACATCGGATTCGAGTGTACGCGCTGTGGTGCCTGCTGTACGAGCGAAGCGGACGACCCCCACACCGCCACCGTCTTCCCCGACGAAGTGCGCGAGCTACAGGCGGCGACGGAGTACGACTTTCGGGATGTGGCCCGCCCCATGCCGTTCGGGTTGACGGCGGACGGCGACGGCGAGACGTTCGAATGGGCGCTCCAAACCGATGACTGCGGCGACTGCCGATTCTACGAGGACGGTATCGGCGCGTGTTCGGTGCATCCTGACCGTCCGCTCATCTGTCAAACGTACCCCTTCAGCGTGGCGCTCGGCGGGACGAGCCAACCGATGGGCGACCCCGTGGACGAGTCCGGCATGGTCCGCGCCCACGAGTGCGAAGGCCTCGGCCGGGACATCGACAGGGAACACGCGGAGGAACTTGCGGAGACGCTCAAGAAACGCGCCGTCCGCGAACTCGAAGAGGCAATCGGTGTGCGCGACAACTACGAACCCGCGGACCCCGCCCCCGGAGAGACCGTCGTCTACGACTCCGAAGGCGCGAAAAACCCCGACGGGACGACGTACGGCAAGTGA